In Chitinophaga sp. H8, the sequence ACTTAAACGGAGCAGCCGGTTTAAAGTTGGCATTCGACAAGCCATTGAAGGTAGAGAACGCTTTCAGATCCAGTTTCATGACTTTGGCGCCTGGTTGCAAATTGAATTTTTTAAGGTCTACCCAAAAGGTATTGGGGGTTAGCACCGTTTCAAAATAATAGACTTTATTTTTCTGATCTGCTACAGATCTCCAGCGGGTGGAGGAGATGTTGGGTTCTGTTTCGGAGCTGATGCCAAAAGGTACAGAGCAATTTCTGATCACACTGAACACGCTGGCTACTGCCGTCCTGGTATCTTCCGTTTGTGGGATAGCATTGATATAATAAGAGGCACGCACAAACCGGTCAGCGGCACGGTTGGTACCGGGTAGCATAATGGTGCCGGGAATACCTTTCCAGTATTTGTTTAAGGCCAGTTGTTCCTCAAATACGGGGGAATTGGTCATTACAGTATACGAAGGATCGTGATGGATCACCAGTTTACCATTGATATATTCAAATATGGCATTATCGCCAGCGGCATCTGAAATAGACAGGTGGAGGGTGGTAAACTTTTGGGTGCCTGGAATGTAATCACTTACTATCACAAACGGTTCGTCTTTCAATGCATTCACAGCTTCCTTTACGGTAGCAAAATTATCCAGGACATATTGTGCCCAGGCCGAAATCGCAATCCCTTGTTTGGTACCGGCGGGATTGAATTTTGGGTAGTTGGATTCTACCAGCCATAGTACATTGGCTACCAGACCCTGCTCATTTAAGCCGTCTGTTGTTGCAATATCCCAGGCACTGGCCACTACGCTGCCGTATTTTGATGTCCATTTCAAGGATTGGGGACCTACTTCTCCATTTCTGGCCATTCCCCTGGGAAATACCCATAGGTTAGCGGCAATATCATCTTTCCAATCCATACTCCGGGCGGTTATAATGGTGCCATTAGGCCCTTTATATACTACTCTGGTGCAGGATTGCGTTTCCTGGTGAATAAAAAGTAATGCCAGTACAAAAAAAGGGAAGAAATACTTCATGATATCTTGTATTTAATAGGTGAATGACTTGGGTAACGAAGCAGTATTATAAACAATATTGAAGAATGAATAACAATTAAAAATAGGGTATGGTTTTCTGAGTATTAAAATATAATCTTCATAGTCCTATAAATATAAAGAAAAGTAACGGTACGGTCTGTATTTGTTATCATGGTTTTGTGAAAAAGCCGTAGCTTTTATGGAAAGAGCTACGGCTTTTTTCTTTTACTTATTATTTAACAGGCATTAGTAAACCCCTTGCAAGGTAACCCCGCTATTTGCGTCTGTAGGTGCATCCGCGATTTTCTTTAATCCCGATCCATCTAGCTTACAATAATAAATGCCGGTTGTTTTTTCATCGGCGTTCATGGAAACAAAAACAATACCGGCGTAATCTTTGGTCAGCTTGGCCTGGGGCGCTATCAACTGTCCTTCCGGTAAGGTAATGTTTAGCTTTTTGTGTGTAAGGGTATCTTGTTTGGTGGTTAACCAAATTTCGGAAGATTGTCCCCTGACGTCGTTGCTATGTAAAGTAACCTCTATCCTGGGAGGGATCACAGGAGGAGCCTTACTTTCTTTTTTGCAGCTCATTTGAGTTAAGAAGAGTATGCCACTCAAGCAAAATAAAATGATGCCGGATAATAATAATCTTTTCATGTTTAGATAGATGATGCCGTTTAATGAAAACTAGTTAACAAATACATGCTGCCTTAGTAAGCATCCTGTAATGTAATCCCGTTGTTGGTACCGGTAGGTGCGTCTGCAATTTTTCTGACGTCACTGCCTGTAATAGTACAGGAATAAATACCGGTTTCTTTTTCATTAGCATCCATCGTAACAAAAACAACACGTGAAGCATCCCTGTCCAGTTTAGCCTGGGGAGCAATTAATTGCCCGGCGGGGAGCGTGATGTTAATTTTTTGCTGTTTGGTAATGTCATTATTGGCGATCAGCCAGATTTCAGAAGATTGTCCTCTTACATCTTTAGTGTACAAGGTAAGTGGTGCATAGACGATAGGAGATTCTGCTTTAGCTTCTTTCTGGTAGCTCATCGTGGTTAGGATAACAGAAGCACCGAAAAAAAACAGAACGGCTGCTGATAATAATAATTTCTTCATACAGAGATAGATGGTTTCGTTTAATGAAAATAAGTTAACAATGTAAACCGCAAGATACATTTTATTTTCACTTATCCTACCCCTAAAATCTTCGCACAACCATCAGTATTACAAGACAATTTAAAATATTATCGCTGTTACATTTAAGCAATGTTTAAAGGGTATAAATGAAAAAAGCCGGTTCAGAGGAACCGGCTTTTTTCATTTATAAAGTAATTTAAACTATTTACGCTGTTCTGCCTTTACTATAGCATCTAGTTCTGTGAGAAAAAGGTTTGCTTCTGCTTCATTTCTGATTGACATAGAAAGGCTGTCGTTATTAACACGGGAAGTTGATTCATCATGCTTAAAATCGCTTGCCTTAATAGAGGTAGCCGCAAGTTGCATGATGTGATCTATCTTATGTTGAACACTTTCTTTCATAATAGCAAAATTAAGAATTTTTCAGGAATTATTTAGGCCTTAAAAGGAACATGTAATAACGATAAAGGTCTATTGCTGTTCGTTGATAATCAAATGGTTCTGGTTTAGGTTTGAAAAAAGCCAAACCTTGATGATCTCTTTCCACTGTGCCATCTCTTAGCAAACGGACATACCAATCTACTCCAATTGTCACAAAGAATTCATTCAGGTAATTTTTATTTGTGAGAAACATCCTATGGTATAAATAAGCACGGACATCATTTGAACCATCAATACCAATTTTAACAGAGGGGTTGACTTTTAAAAAGGTCAAACTGAATAATAAAATGGTTGAAAACATCTTATTGATATCTGAGTGATTTAATTTGACCTGATCATCTATTTTTTCCTCCTCATCTGATGGACCAAATGCCAGGTTGAATACATTGGGGAGTAATGGGTCTGCTAATGATTTGATCTCGACTTTCAATAAAACCTGATCACCATTCTTTAGTATCGAGTAAAATTTCATTCCCGTCAGGTCCGGAGTTACTTCAATCGGCTCAAATATTTCGTCAAAGTTTATCTTAATCATTTACTTGAGATATGTTCAGGATAGTAATTATTGATTGTCTTTTCACTTATCCTACCCCTAAAATCTTCGCACAACCACCTTCTCCGGCACCCTCCGTTAGTAGGTTCGTTACCGGTAGTCCCATCTCTATGCCTGCAGCTAGCAGTAAGGTTTTGTTATCGGATAGGGCTTCCTGTAAGCCCATACTGATTTCCAGTGTTTGCGCTTCAAAAGGTTGACGTGCAGGATGCCATTCGGTGTACAGGTATGCTACTTGCGGAGTCGTGGAAGAGAGGGCAGTAAAATCAGTGCCATTAAAGCGGAGGTCTGTAATAATGCTCAGGGAGATAATAAACCGGTAGAAGGGATATGGTCCTGGTGTAAACAAATTTACCTGTGGTATCAGTCGGGGAAGTTGTATGGCTGCACTGGCAGTAGCACGATCAATCGAACAATAGATCGGATGTCTGACTACATTATCTAGCGTGGTGTTTTTATTTAGGTGAAATCCTTCTAACAGATACCGGTGTTGCGAAAAGAGGATAGAACGTTCCCCTCTTTTCCCTGCTTTGTCCAGCAGTTGAATGCGTTTGGCAAGCGCGCTGAGGGTAGGCATGAAATTATGATCTGCCAGATGCTTTAAAGGAAACAGTGCCCGGTGAATACTGCTGCCTGCTTTAGCACATCCACTAAATTCTGTATAATTCTCCCGGGTGCGTTCAAAATTGGGAGATTTTTTAATCTGTTCTTTTGAGGCGCCTCCTTTGGTGCGAAAGATGATTTTATCAAAACCTTTCATAGTATAGGCCGAGAGGCCGCTAAGACTACCTGTAAACTGGACCGCATTCTTTAACACTGCCATGGATGAAATTTTATAACATTAATAATTGGGGCTGTACATAGGCAATTTAAATAAAAATCATAATTAAGGATAAGATATAATTAACTTCTATATGAAATGTAGATAAAGTATAGATAAGGTATTAAAAACTATAGATACTTTATCTATGCCTTATGTATACCTTATCTATACTTTATGTATACCTTATCCATAACCTAACGTAAGCCTATACTGGGTTTAGGTATAAAAACACCAATGATAGCCCCGCTGGTGGCGGGAAAGCATAAAGAAAGCAGGAAATGATTACAATTGTTCCCTGGCGTCCAGAAATGGCTGGGCGAGGTGTTTGGGGGCTACTTCACAATAGGCGGTGGTGAGGGCATCCAGCAGCATCTCCTTTTTTATTTTGGCCAATACAATAAAAGTCCAGCCTTGCTTACCCCATTTATTGGGTACAGGATAAATGATAGCAGGATCATAAGCGCAAAAGGAGGATTGATCTATCTCAGAAAATTTCAAACAGGCGATTTTATCCTTTTCGGAAAGGGTAGCAAAAATTTTCTTGTTGACGCGGAAGGAGGTTTTTTCAAAATGCGGCAATTCGGTCGTTTGGGGAAACGACATCGCCATAGTCCTGAATGTCTGGATACTTATCATCTCTTGTGTTTAGTTTACAATGTAAAACTAAAAGAATACCCTTTCCCGGAATTGTAAAAATGCGACATGTTTTATTTGGTAATTAAATTACCCAGGCTCTTGTTAAACCGGCTTTTGTATTCCAGTGGCGACATACCTGTAATCCGTTTAAACACGTCGCGGAAAGCCTTGGAATCATTGTAGCCGATGGCATACATTACTTCACTGATGCTTTTCATCTTGCTTTCCAGCATCTTCTTCGCCGCTTCCATTTTTACACGCTGAATATATTCTACTACGGAGTTGGTGGTGGCTAACTTAAACCGGCGTTCCAGGTTTCTCCGGCCCAGCGATACCAGTGTCGCCAGCTCATCTACCGTGATCTTCTGGTGATAGTGGTCTTCAATGAACTCCTGTACCTGCAACACAGCGTTGTCTTCATGATGCTTATGCCCCTGGAAGATGATAAACTGGGATTGCTTATGCCGGTTGGTGTCGATGGCGAACACTTTGGAGATGAAGATCATGATATCCCGGTCAGTATATTTTTCGATGATATACAACATGAGGTTGAGATAGGAAAAGGCGGCACCGCTGGTATAGATCCCGTTTTCATCCGTCATAATCTCGTCTTTCAGGAGGTTGATATCGGGAAACATTTCCCGGA encodes:
- a CDS encoding linear amide C-N hydrolase → MKYFFPFFVLALLFIHQETQSCTRVVYKGPNGTIITARSMDWKDDIAANLWVFPRGMARNGEVGPQSLKWTSKYGSVVASAWDIATTDGLNEQGLVANVLWLVESNYPKFNPAGTKQGIAISAWAQYVLDNFATVKEAVNALKDEPFVIVSDYIPGTQKFTTLHLSISDAAGDNAIFEYINGKLVIHHDPSYTVMTNSPVFEEQLALNKYWKGIPGTIMLPGTNRAADRFVRASYYINAIPQTEDTRTAVASVFSVIRNCSVPFGISSETEPNISSTRWRSVADQKNKVYYFETVLTPNTFWVDLKKFNLQPGAKVMKLDLKAFSTFNGLSNANFKPAAPFKFMGI
- a CDS encoding DUF6934 family protein, yielding MIKINFDEIFEPIEVTPDLTGMKFYSILKNGDQVLLKVEIKSLADPLLPNVFNLAFGPSDEEEKIDDQVKLNHSDINKMFSTILLFSLTFLKVNPSVKIGIDGSNDVRAYLYHRMFLTNKNYLNEFFVTIGVDWYVRLLRDGTVERDHQGLAFFKPKPEPFDYQRTAIDLYRYYMFLLRPK
- a CDS encoding MmcQ/YjbR family DNA-binding protein is translated as MISIQTFRTMAMSFPQTTELPHFEKTSFRVNKKIFATLSEKDKIACLKFSEIDQSSFCAYDPAIIYPVPNKWGKQGWTFIVLAKIKKEMLLDALTTAYCEVAPKHLAQPFLDAREQL
- a CDS encoding GlxA family transcriptional regulator, whose translation is MKYVSVLIPEGDISLSNVEGVHHIFTEVNKLLRKSGKYPLFELQLVGKRKNNLLKEDYFSIHPNRLITEHFKTDLLIIPALHTDIMKVMDQNKDLLPWIVEQHRQGTEIMSICTGAFLLAATGLLSGKSCATHWIHAEEFREMFPDINLLKDEIMTDENGIYTSGAAFSYLNLMLYIIEKYTDRDIMIFISKVFAIDTNRHKQSQFIIFQGHKHHEDNAVLQVQEFIEDHYHQKITVDELATLVSLGRRNLERRFKLATTNSVVEYIQRVKMEAAKKMLESKMKSISEVMYAIGYNDSKAFRDVFKRITGMSPLEYKSRFNKSLGNLITK